From a single Nostoc sp. MS1 genomic region:
- the lexA gene encoding transcriptional repressor LexA yields the protein MERLTEAQQELYEWLAEYIRIHQHSPSIRQMMQAMNLKSPAPIQSRLEHLRTKGYIEWTEGKARTIRILQPIKQGVPVLGTIAAGGLIEPFTDAVDHIDFSNFTLPAQTYALRVTGDSMIEDLITDGDVVFLRPVPEPDQLKNGTIVAARVDGYGNTLKRFYRSGDRVTLKPANPKYNPIEVAAMQVQVQGSLVGVWRGYM from the coding sequence ATGGAACGCCTAACAGAAGCTCAACAAGAACTTTATGAATGGCTGGCAGAATATATCCGCATTCACCAGCATTCACCATCAATTCGCCAAATGATGCAGGCAATGAATTTAAAATCACCTGCACCCATTCAAAGCCGTTTAGAACATTTACGCACGAAGGGCTACATTGAATGGACTGAGGGGAAAGCGCGAACTATTCGTATTTTACAACCAATTAAGCAAGGTGTGCCAGTTTTAGGAACGATCGCCGCAGGTGGTTTAATAGAACCATTTACTGATGCTGTAGATCATATCGACTTTTCTAACTTCACTTTACCCGCACAAACTTACGCTTTGCGAGTAACTGGCGACAGCATGATTGAAGATTTAATTACCGATGGGGATGTGGTCTTTTTACGTCCAGTTCCCGAACCAGATCAGTTAAAGAACGGCACAATTGTTGCCGCCAGAGTGGACGGTTATGGTAATACATTAAAACGTTTTTACAGAAGTGGCGATCGCGTCACCCTCAAACCCGCCAACCCCAAATACAACCCCATCGAAGTTGCCGCCATGCAGGTACAGGTACAGGGTTCTCTCGTCGGCGTTTGGCGCGGTTATATGTGA
- a CDS encoding DNA phosphorothioation system restriction enzyme gives MYLKQEPVQYPAFRLKLPFVRENRGSYQTQPLPGCPRMPLSVQLRQYQRQAMTNWFANNGRGTLKMATGSGKTITALAIACELYQQINLQVLLVVCPYRHLVAQWARECEKFNLQPILAFENLRSWQSQLSTQLYNLRSGSQSFVTVITTNSTLIGDGFQSQLKYFPAKTFIVGDEAHNLGAPKLEESLPRRVGLRLALSATPERYFDDDGTQSLFDYFGPVLQPEFTLRDAIAQGALVHYLYYPILVELTEAESIAYLKLTKRIGRSLLYRERNTGESPSFEDNEDLKPLLMQRARLIGAAQNKLKALRQLMATRRETTHTLFYCSDGSLEIGQRSSLHQLKAVAKILGGELGYKVSTYTAQTSLQEREILRRQFENGELQGLVAIRCLDEGVDIPAIQTAVILSSSGNPRQFIQRRGRVLRPHPDKKRATIYDMIVLPPDLDRDTIEVETTTIY, from the coding sequence ATGTACCTGAAGCAAGAACCAGTGCAGTATCCCGCTTTCCGGCTCAAATTACCATTTGTCAGGGAAAACCGGGGTAGTTATCAGACTCAGCCATTACCAGGGTGTCCTAGAATGCCGCTATCTGTACAGTTGCGGCAGTATCAGCGTCAAGCTATGACTAACTGGTTTGCGAACAATGGCCGAGGAACGCTAAAAATGGCGACTGGTAGCGGTAAGACTATTACTGCACTGGCGATCGCTTGTGAATTATACCAGCAGATTAATTTGCAGGTACTATTGGTAGTGTGTCCCTATCGTCATCTGGTGGCACAATGGGCGCGAGAATGCGAGAAGTTCAACTTGCAACCCATATTAGCTTTTGAGAATCTCCGCAGTTGGCAAAGTCAACTTTCTACCCAACTTTACAATCTGCGTTCTGGTTCTCAAAGCTTTGTTACCGTAATTACTACCAATTCCACATTAATAGGTGATGGTTTTCAATCCCAACTCAAGTATTTTCCTGCCAAAACTTTCATTGTGGGGGATGAAGCCCATAATTTAGGCGCACCCAAATTAGAAGAAAGTTTGCCCAGGCGAGTGGGTTTACGGCTGGCTTTATCTGCCACACCGGAAAGGTATTTTGATGATGATGGGACACAATCTTTATTTGATTATTTCGGCCCAGTTTTACAACCAGAGTTTACTTTAAGGGATGCGATCGCTCAAGGTGCTTTGGTGCATTATCTGTATTATCCCATTTTGGTAGAATTGACGGAAGCTGAGAGTATTGCTTATTTAAAGCTAACTAAAAGGATTGGGCGATCGCTATTATATCGAGAACGCAATACTGGTGAATCACCAAGTTTTGAAGATAACGAAGATTTAAAACCATTATTAATGCAACGTGCCAGATTAATTGGTGCAGCACAAAATAAACTCAAAGCCTTACGTCAATTAATGGCAACACGCCGCGAAACTACCCATACCCTATTTTATTGTAGTGATGGTTCGCTAGAAATAGGTCAACGCTCATCCCTGCATCAACTCAAAGCTGTGGCAAAAATTTTAGGTGGAGAATTAGGGTATAAAGTCAGTACCTACACAGCCCAAACATCTTTACAAGAAAGAGAAATTTTACGCCGTCAGTTTGAAAATGGAGAATTACAAGGTTTAGTAGCAATTCGCTGTTTAGATGAGGGTGTAGATATTCCCGCAATTCAAACGGCTGTAATTTTATCAAGTTCAGGTAATCCTCGCCAGTTTATCCAGCGACGGGGTAGAGTTTTACGTCCTCATCCCGATAAAAAACGAGCAACTATCTACGATATGATTGTCTTACCGCCAGATTTGGATAGAGACACAATAGAAGTTGAAACAACAACGATTTATTAA
- the cas5d gene encoding type I-D CRISPR-associated protein Cas5/Csc1 has translation MVLIYRCQLELHDSLYYATREIGRLYETEPIIHNYALCYALGLVDSETYSTTVSEEHSYRYFCPEQVPKYEEHLTPLNQQGIYVTPALAISHSAMLNTWKYANNNYHVEMEKTQKNIPSFGRAKEIAPESEFEFFIISQNKLNLPKWIRLGKWMSKAEITIEELPKPRTNEGLFTCTHPLNPLDVMFTNHVISYDVVNMPPVSLIQNVQMRGHYYQFDELKAIKIPAQMEYRFRS, from the coding sequence ATGGTATTGATTTACCGTTGTCAATTAGAATTGCACGACAGCCTTTATTATGCCACGCGAGAAATTGGCAGATTATACGAGACAGAGCCAATAATTCACAATTATGCTCTCTGTTATGCACTAGGTTTAGTTGATAGCGAAACCTATTCTACTACCGTATCTGAAGAACATTCTTATCGCTATTTCTGCCCAGAACAAGTCCCCAAATATGAGGAACATCTAACTCCGCTTAATCAACAAGGTATTTACGTTACCCCAGCATTGGCAATTAGTCATTCTGCTATGCTCAACACATGGAAATATGCTAATAATAACTATCATGTGGAAATGGAGAAGACCCAGAAAAATATCCCTAGTTTTGGCAGAGCTAAAGAAATAGCGCCGGAAAGCGAATTTGAGTTTTTTATTATCTCTCAAAACAAACTCAACTTACCAAAGTGGATTCGTTTGGGTAAATGGATGAGTAAGGCTGAAATCACAATTGAAGAGTTACCAAAACCTAGAACTAATGAGGGTCTATTTACTTGTACCCATCCTTTAAATCCCTTAGATGTGATGTTTACTAATCATGTGATTAGCTACGATGTGGTAAACATGCCTCCAGTTAGTCTAATTCAAAATGTGCAAATGCGAGGGCATTATTATCAATTTGATGAGCTTAAAGCTATAAAAATTCCCGCACAGATGGAATATCGTTTTCGTAGTTAG
- the cas7d gene encoding type I-D CRISPR-associated protein Cas7/Csc2 has translation MSLLKTVESKLFQTEIPYKPMGKYAHFLTIRITESYPLFQTDGELNKARVRAGVKDKTTISRLSMFKRKQSTPERLVGRELLRKYELMTDKECEYNVNFAMDNPDCIIYGFAIGDSGSEKSKVVVDTAFSITAFDESHETFTLNAPFENGTMASKGENGSKPGEVTSRINQQDHIRPQVFFPSIVTLKDPTEASFLYVFNNILRTRHYGAQTTRTGRVRNELIGVVFADGEITSNLRWTQAIYDQMKANSSLNSPDPLDEDEVITAAKNAIETLMAEEFIVHNDFIGDAFEPLLKEVKNLTANEAGIKSILQKADAEAKAYANKHISKKKTTAKAGKE, from the coding sequence ATGTCCTTGCTAAAAACTGTTGAATCTAAGTTATTCCAAACTGAAATTCCCTACAAACCAATGGGTAAATACGCCCATTTTCTCACAATCCGCATCACCGAATCTTACCCCTTATTTCAAACTGATGGAGAATTAAATAAAGCCAGAGTTAGAGCCGGGGTTAAAGATAAGACTACAATTAGTCGTTTGTCGATGTTCAAGCGTAAGCAATCTACCCCAGAACGTTTAGTAGGAAGAGAATTATTACGTAAATATGAATTGATGACTGATAAAGAATGCGAATATAACGTTAACTTTGCAATGGATAATCCTGATTGCATAATTTACGGTTTTGCTATTGGTGATTCTGGTTCAGAAAAATCTAAAGTTGTAGTAGATACAGCATTTTCAATTACCGCATTCGATGAATCTCATGAAACCTTTACCTTAAATGCTCCCTTTGAAAATGGGACAATGGCTTCTAAAGGTGAAAATGGTTCAAAGCCAGGTGAAGTTACTAGCCGAATTAACCAACAAGACCACATCAGACCGCAAGTTTTCTTCCCTAGTATTGTCACACTCAAAGACCCTACGGAAGCTAGTTTTTTGTATGTTTTCAATAACATTTTACGCACACGCCATTATGGAGCGCAAACAACCCGTACAGGCAGAGTCAGAAATGAGTTAATTGGTGTTGTATTTGCTGATGGCGAAATTACCAGTAATCTACGCTGGACTCAAGCCATCTATGACCAAATGAAAGCCAATAGTTCATTAAATTCTCCTGACCCTTTGGATGAAGATGAAGTAATTACGGCTGCTAAAAATGCAATTGAAACTTTAATGGCTGAAGAATTTATTGTTCACAATGACTTTATTGGTGATGCTTTTGAACCTTTGTTAAAAGAAGTTAAAAATCTCACTGCTAATGAAGCAGGAATTAAAAGTATCTTACAAAAAGCTGATGCAGAAGCTAAGGCTTACGCTAATAAGCATATTAGTAAAAAGAAAACGACTGCGAAGGCGGGGAAAGAGTAA
- the argF gene encoding ornithine carbamoyltransferase: MAALLGRDLLSLADLTPTELHQLLQLATQLKSQQLQLRCNKVLGLLFSKASTRTRVSFTVAMYQLGGQVIDLNPNVTQVSRGEPIQDTARVLDRYLDILAIRTFEQQELATFAEYAKIPVINALTDLEHPCQILADLLTVQECFGTISGLTLTYVGDGNNVANSLMLGCALAGMNVRIATPKGYEPDAKVVAQAQTIADGKTEILLTHDPELATKGASVLYTDVWASMGQEAEASDRFPIFQPYQISEQLLSLATPEAIVLHCLPAHRGEEITEEVIEGSHSRVWQQAENRLHVQKALLASILGAE; this comes from the coding sequence ATGGCAGCATTGTTAGGACGAGACTTGTTAAGTCTGGCTGACTTAACTCCTACAGAACTTCACCAACTCCTGCAATTGGCAACCCAATTGAAATCTCAACAGTTGCAGTTGCGGTGTAATAAAGTGTTGGGTTTGTTATTTTCTAAAGCCTCAACTCGTACACGAGTCAGTTTCACGGTAGCTATGTACCAACTCGGTGGACAAGTAATTGATCTCAATCCCAACGTGACTCAAGTTAGTCGGGGAGAACCAATACAAGATACTGCACGAGTGTTAGATCGATATTTGGATATTTTGGCAATTCGCACTTTTGAACAGCAAGAATTGGCAACTTTTGCTGAGTATGCGAAAATTCCGGTGATTAATGCCCTTACAGATTTAGAACATCCTTGTCAAATATTAGCGGATTTATTAACTGTACAAGAATGTTTCGGCACAATTTCTGGCTTAACTTTAACCTATGTGGGCGATGGTAATAATGTCGCTAATTCCCTCATGTTGGGTTGTGCGTTGGCAGGAATGAATGTGAGAATTGCCACACCCAAGGGTTATGAACCAGATGCGAAAGTTGTCGCCCAAGCACAAACAATAGCTGATGGAAAAACGGAAATTCTCTTGACTCATGACCCAGAATTAGCGACTAAAGGTGCATCTGTACTTTACACTGATGTCTGGGCGAGTATGGGACAAGAAGCAGAAGCAAGCGATCGCTTTCCTATTTTCCAACCATATCAAATTTCCGAACAGTTATTAAGTCTGGCTACACCAGAAGCAATTGTTTTACATTGCTTACCAGCCCATCGTGGTGAAGAAATTACCGAAGAAGTTATCGAAGGTTCTCACTCAAGAGTTTGGCAACAAGCGGAAAATCGTCTGCACGTTCAAAAAGCTTTGCTTGCTAGTATCTTAGGAGCAGAGTGA
- the cas4 gene encoding CRISPR-associated protein Cas4, with protein sequence MNETDYIPIAALNQYNYCPHRCWRMFCAGEFIDNQYTIEGTSLHERVHTVGEGTREEIWQIRAIWLKSDQYKLIGKSDLIESDNGEWYPVEYKRGSKGEWDNDELQVCAQALCLEEMTGQSITIGYIYYAHSHQRQRIEISHELRQSAIATIEAVQTLLFTGAMPQAIKTKRCEGCSLYSSCLPQAAQKVSQYREAA encoded by the coding sequence ATGAATGAGACTGATTACATCCCAATTGCAGCATTAAATCAATATAATTACTGTCCGCATCGTTGCTGGCGAATGTTTTGTGCAGGAGAATTTATTGATAACCAATATACGATTGAAGGAACAAGTTTGCATGAGCGGGTACATACTGTAGGAGAAGGAACCCGTGAAGAAATATGGCAAATCAGAGCAATCTGGCTAAAATCTGATCAATACAAACTCATAGGCAAATCCGATTTAATCGAGTCAGACAATGGTGAGTGGTATCCGGTAGAGTACAAACGCGGCTCTAAGGGCGAATGGGATAATGATGAATTGCAAGTATGCGCCCAAGCATTGTGTTTAGAGGAAATGACAGGGCAATCAATCACTATCGGCTATATCTACTATGCACACTCCCACCAACGCCAACGAATAGAGATTTCCCACGAATTACGCCAAAGTGCGATCGCCACTATTGAAGCGGTACAAACACTGTTATTTACAGGCGCAATGCCTCAAGCTATCAAGACTAAGCGGTGTGAAGGATGCAGCTTATATTCTTCATGTTTGCCCCAAGCTGCCCAAAAAGTTAGCCAATATCGGGAAGCGGCTTAA
- the cas1d gene encoding type I-D CRISPR-associated endonuclease Cas1d, which yields MGTVYVTQEDAFIGKVDERLHVKYEKKTILDVPLIKVDGVVILGRATISPAVISELLQRNIFITFLTQTGRYIGRIEPEVTKNIFVRKAQWQAIGESAQAIHVVQGFVRGKLKNYRNFLIRRQRENQGLDLSSHVTRIEQAIAAIDSTKNINSLRGLEGAGSAAYFGCFDQLIRSTEFTFHSRVRRPPTDPVNSLLSFGYSLLRHDIQSAANIAGFDPFLGYLHCERYGRPSLALDLMEEFRPLIVDAVVLSTLNKQLLTKSDFVTEPVSGAVSLTPEGRKRFLQQYAQKKQSEFKHPVLGRKCTYQEAFELQARLLAKYLMGETEKYPPLVLK from the coding sequence ATGGGTACAGTTTACGTAACTCAGGAAGATGCGTTTATCGGTAAAGTCGATGAAAGGCTTCATGTCAAGTACGAAAAAAAGACGATTTTGGATGTTCCCCTAATTAAAGTAGACGGTGTAGTTATTCTCGGACGAGCAACTATCTCGCCAGCCGTCATCTCAGAATTACTCCAGAGGAATATATTTATTACATTTTTAACCCAAACTGGCCGTTACATAGGAAGGATAGAACCAGAAGTTACCAAAAATATCTTTGTGCGGAAAGCTCAATGGCAAGCAATAGGTGAGTCAGCCCAAGCAATTCATGTAGTACAAGGCTTTGTCCGTGGTAAGCTCAAAAACTATCGTAACTTTCTCATCCGTCGCCAACGTGAAAACCAGGGGTTGGATTTATCTAGTCATGTCACACGTATAGAGCAAGCGATCGCCGCTATTGATTCTACAAAAAACATTAACTCATTACGTGGGTTAGAAGGCGCTGGCAGTGCAGCTTATTTCGGTTGCTTTGATCAATTAATTCGCTCTACCGAGTTTACGTTTCATAGTCGTGTGCGTCGTCCACCAACCGATCCAGTTAATTCTTTACTCAGTTTCGGCTATTCCTTACTACGCCATGACATTCAGAGTGCAGCCAACATTGCTGGATTTGATCCGTTTTTAGGATACTTGCATTGTGAACGTTATGGTAGACCATCGCTGGCATTAGACTTAATGGAAGAATTTCGCCCTCTAATAGTAGACGCAGTAGTATTATCTACATTAAATAAGCAGTTGTTGACAAAAAGCGATTTTGTCACAGAACCCGTAAGTGGTGCAGTCTCCTTAACTCCAGAAGGTCGAAAAAGATTTTTGCAGCAATACGCGCAAAAGAAACAGTCCGAGTTTAAACATCCAGTCTTGGGACGCAAATGTACTTATCAAGAAGCATTTGAGCTACAAGCTCGATTATTGGCTAAATACTTAATGGGAGAAACCGAAAAATACCCCCCATTGGTTTTGAAGTAG
- the cas2 gene encoding CRISPR-associated endonuclease Cas2 — MNVIVSYDIPEDKRRTKIHKILKSYGQWVQYSVFECSLTDTQYAKLRSRLNKLIKPESDSILFYSMCACCVGKIERIGGEKIRDDSIFFAECADG, encoded by the coding sequence ATGAATGTGATTGTTTCCTATGATATTCCTGAAGATAAACGCCGTACCAAAATCCACAAAATACTCAAGTCTTACGGTCAATGGGTGCAGTATAGTGTGTTTGAATGTTCGCTCACTGATACTCAGTATGCAAAATTGCGATCGCGCTTGAATAAGTTAATTAAGCCTGAAAGCGATAGCATCCTCTTTTACTCCATGTGTGCCTGCTGTGTAGGTAAAATTGAACGTATTGGTGGAGAAAAAATCCGTGATGATAGCATTTTCTTTGCAGAATGCGCGGATGGGTAG
- the cas6 gene encoding CRISPR-associated endoribonuclease Cas6: MPHSLVINLIPQSPIYPDFLTGRHLHALFLTLVSSVDKDLGDYLHSANTDKAFTLSPLQIQRQQKPNYHSLQFIHQKPIAAGTVCWWRVSLLDDTLFSQLTPLWLSLNPKHPWHLGSADLYITSIQGTPQSTQPWANVCTYEQLYEQASDRERNLDFTFATPVSFRQGGYDNVLPVKESVFNSLLGRWNKYSGMEIANIPIESVYPSSFNINTEVLTNYESKFIGCVGRMSYRILGDVEPLAIKQMNTLANFALYAGLGRKTTMGMGMVRRG, from the coding sequence ATGCCCCACAGTCTTGTGATTAACCTAATTCCTCAGTCTCCCATATATCCTGATTTTCTTACAGGTAGACATCTTCATGCTTTGTTCCTGACTTTAGTTAGTTCTGTAGATAAGGACTTGGGAGATTACTTACACTCTGCCAATACTGATAAAGCCTTTACTCTTTCTCCTTTACAAATACAGCGACAACAAAAGCCAAATTACCATAGTTTACAATTTATCCATCAAAAACCTATAGCGGCTGGGACTGTTTGCTGGTGGCGCGTTTCCTTGCTGGATGATACTTTATTTAGTCAGTTAACCCCACTATGGTTAAGCCTTAACCCCAAACACCCTTGGCATTTAGGTTCGGCAGATTTATATATTACTAGCATCCAAGGAACGCCACAATCAACGCAACCTTGGGCTAATGTTTGCACCTATGAGCAGTTGTATGAACAAGCTAGTGATAGAGAACGCAATCTTGATTTTACTTTTGCTACGCCTGTATCGTTCCGCCAAGGTGGATATGACAATGTTTTACCTGTAAAAGAATCTGTATTCAATAGCCTTCTTGGTCGTTGGAATAAATATAGTGGGATGGAAATTGCTAATATTCCCATTGAGTCGGTTTATCCCAGTTCTTTTAATATCAATACTGAAGTTTTGACTAATTATGAAAGCAAATTCATAGGTTGTGTTGGTCGCATGAGCTACCGCATATTGGGTGATGTTGAACCTTTAGCCATTAAGCAGATGAATACACTAGCTAATTTTGCCCTATACGCTGGCTTAGGACGTAAAACAACGATGGGTATGGGAATGGTACGCCGAGGATAA
- the cas10d gene encoding type I-D CRISPR-associated protein Cas10d/Csc3 — translation MVKKSKSSDEYQQLSLLETEDDDWLSGDFGFDSDGSRTIETQGELLSLKLLREAIQAQNPDDPVMADFAEYVLPNLLRIAIGVTAKGGKYFDAIDQQREAAGKSKVRRDNAADQSLNTHLLNGLFPANLIERRLQQLDTTVRRVVKEKERRLVIAGFILHDFEKFPDVPNDCRKLPLAEHRPIIDVKVRQLGLDKFINPENSEAYQEYIDDLLCMAYNAQSRWDTNWNFSEFGLNPVLRDRTLRQLSALTCLADSLASIVKHPQDAEHPKLKEILHLLSDGQLKLTYHSIAENRGVLTNVVNNALIQAYTSLNTDEHTYYEPLLYLPTGVIYLAARNAPPILLQDLPDRVVDNIKSLCAGQLRLRQTGFGRDGKGMKYAEYYNLFFESPGLMQVALDATLRILNPNKDSVAKSRSENLIKFQQQGILSADYDFNFADDIRIDQIAEFGDLVSRKIWDETVNRIEDIRKKDKKLPEVPALDLTHKVAQFWNLTAYLPQVREIQRINESLKENKLKGNTGGVPYEWYYLAAKYLEHHPGIESVRATCQEVIQYLTGLISPIITQYELPDGWDDLRLWVSRVVMLPNPNQAVSDKTQVDTFVAELNNYNAAKKPGRGKQLICSISHSAYTVTEQMESAVLFTPQVYTNKQMLGGSNAKRNISSIAGVEMMLRQILMNQTQAVGKRFEDGKYRYLYFYPTYYFTPETNKFLQKAYNGIAQTRFDTSIRNHFISKDLQANLERENYQSIDAFLIDENLERDKDRTFKLSYPEDQPLTFYFMALPPGRDSSDTESWIMPSWLAFAFPMILDVKTVVSESPIPPFNDGAEFEESVFLDSAPHAFRALVRRDRFRLDYILEGWQDNGIQYPAPLNVLTAAYAIHLDVNARQGKSGYDANWGRFTELAKDFETSPLHVFSYLNRWVRNQGIETARIEKIRLYAYHFYPCFDPYVQYEMNTKTLNVQPESSLNHPQNLTELYRRFYRANKRYNPKSNAVLKPIDIAADTILKGESNVFQGEALVAAVAAEVFKLMDRVHASTAEGRWVMSKREEERQAVLDFAKYFVTEVFEKAFAGDRARLAGRQLNLIRDTCEFLYRLADDKENAGKDDKSTESDDD, via the coding sequence ATGGTTAAAAAAAGTAAAAGTTCAGATGAATATCAACAGTTATCACTTTTAGAAACCGAAGATGATGATTGGTTATCGGGTGATTTTGGATTTGATAGTGATGGTAGTCGCACTATCGAAACACAAGGAGAATTACTTAGCTTGAAACTACTACGCGAAGCAATTCAGGCGCAAAACCCTGATGATCCAGTTATGGCAGATTTCGCTGAGTATGTGTTACCAAATCTCTTACGAATAGCGATTGGTGTAACTGCTAAAGGTGGTAAGTATTTTGATGCAATCGATCAGCAAAGAGAAGCAGCAGGAAAAAGCAAAGTTAGGCGAGATAATGCTGCTGATCAATCATTGAATACACATTTATTAAATGGCTTATTCCCAGCAAATTTAATTGAGAGACGTTTACAACAACTCGATACTACAGTCCGGCGAGTAGTGAAAGAAAAAGAACGGCGTTTAGTGATTGCTGGGTTTATTTTACATGACTTTGAAAAGTTTCCTGATGTGCCGAATGATTGCCGAAAATTGCCGTTAGCAGAACATCGCCCAATTATTGATGTTAAAGTTCGTCAATTGGGATTGGATAAGTTTATCAATCCAGAAAATTCAGAAGCTTATCAAGAATATATTGATGATTTATTGTGCATGGCTTATAATGCACAAAGTAGGTGGGATACTAACTGGAATTTTTCAGAATTTGGGTTAAATCCAGTATTGCGCGATCGCACCCTACGCCAACTATCAGCTTTGACTTGTTTAGCTGACTCTCTCGCGTCAATTGTCAAACATCCCCAAGACGCAGAACACCCCAAACTTAAAGAAATTCTCCACTTATTAAGTGATGGACAATTAAAACTTACCTATCACAGCATTGCTGAAAATAGAGGGGTTTTAACTAATGTCGTCAACAATGCTCTAATTCAAGCTTATACCAGTCTGAATACAGATGAGCATACCTACTACGAACCTTTGTTATATCTGCCGACAGGCGTAATTTATTTAGCTGCGCGTAATGCACCGCCTATTTTACTGCAAGATTTACCAGACAGAGTAGTTGATAATATTAAATCACTTTGTGCAGGACAACTACGCCTGAGACAAACAGGTTTTGGTAGAGATGGTAAAGGCATGAAATATGCCGAATATTACAACTTATTTTTTGAGTCTCCAGGCTTGATGCAGGTGGCGTTGGATGCAACTTTACGCATCTTAAACCCTAATAAAGATTCAGTTGCTAAAAGTCGTAGTGAGAATTTAATTAAGTTTCAGCAACAAGGTATTTTATCTGCTGACTATGACTTTAATTTCGCTGATGATATCCGTATTGATCAAATTGCTGAGTTTGGTGATTTAGTTAGTCGGAAAATTTGGGATGAGACAGTAAATCGGATTGAGGATATCCGTAAGAAAGATAAAAAGCTGCCAGAAGTACCAGCCTTAGATTTAACTCATAAGGTTGCACAATTCTGGAACTTGACAGCATACTTACCCCAAGTTCGAGAAATTCAGCGCATCAACGAAAGCCTCAAAGAAAATAAATTGAAAGGAAATACGGGAGGTGTACCTTATGAATGGTATTACTTAGCAGCTAAATATCTCGAACATCATCCTGGTATTGAAAGTGTGCGTGCAACTTGCCAAGAAGTTATTCAATATCTCACAGGCTTAATTTCACCCATCATTACACAGTATGAACTACCTGATGGTTGGGATGATTTAAGGCTTTGGGTATCACGAGTTGTCATGTTGCCAAACCCGAATCAAGCAGTATCAGATAAAACTCAAGTCGATACATTTGTAGCCGAGTTGAATAACTATAATGCTGCCAAAAAACCAGGACGGGGAAAACAATTAATCTGCTCAATTTCTCATTCTGCTTATACGGTGACAGAACAGATGGAATCGGCAGTTTTATTTACTCCCCAAGTTTATACAAATAAGCAAATGTTAGGAGGTTCTAACGCTAAACGTAACATCTCTAGTATTGCGGGTGTAGAGATGATGCTGAGGCAAATTTTAATGAATCAAACTCAAGCGGTGGGTAAAAGATTTGAAGATGGGAAATATCGCTATCTCTATTTTTATCCGACTTATTACTTCACCCCAGAAACCAACAAGTTTTTACAGAAAGCTTACAACGGTATTGCTCAAACTCGTTTTGATACTAGCATCCGTAATCACTTTATTAGTAAGGATTTACAAGCAAACTTAGAACGGGAAAATTATCAAAGTATCGATGCTTTTTTAATTGATGAAAACTTAGAACGGGACAAAGACCGGACATTTAAACTGTCTTATCCTGAAGACCAACCTTTAACATTTTACTTCATGGCGCTACCTCCAGGCAGAGATAGCAGCGATACCGAATCTTGGATTATGCCAAGTTGGTTGGCGTTTGCCTTCCCGATGATTTTAGATGTTAAAACTGTGGTGTCTGAGTCGCCAATTCCGCCTTTTAATGATGGTGCAGAATTTGAAGAAAGCGTTTTTCTCGATAGTGCGCCTCATGCTTTCCGTGCATTAGTCAGACGCGATCGCTTCCGTCTAGATTATATCCTTGAAGGCTGGCAGGATAACGGTATTCAATACCCAGCGCCGTTAAATGTGCTGACAGCCGCCTATGCAATTCACTTGGATGTGAATGCTAGGCAAGGTAAATCTGGTTACGATGCTAACTGGGGTAGATTTACTGAACTAGCAAAGGATTTTGAAACGAGTCCTCTGCACGTTTTTTCTTACCTCAATCGTTGGGTGCGTAACCAAGGAATAGAAACAGCACGTATCGAGAAAATTAGGCTTTATGCTTATCATTTTTATCCTTGTTTTGACCCTTATGTACAGTATGAGATGAATACAAAAACCTTGAATGTGCAACCAGAATCGAGTTTGAACCATCCACAGAATTTAACAGAACTTTATCGCCGCTTTTATCGAGCGAATAAGCGTTACAATCCTAAATCTAATGCTGTCCTAAAACCTATCGATATTGCCGCAGACACTATTCTCAAAGGTGAATCGAATGTATTTCAAGGGGAAGCCTTAGTTGCAGCCGTCGCAGCCGAAGTTTTTAAACTCATGGATCGGGTTCATGCTTCTACGGCTGAAGGACGCTGGGTAATGAGTAAACGAGAAGAAGAAAGACAAGCTGTTTTGGACTTTGCCAAGTATTTTGTTACAGAAGTATTTGAGAAAGCATTTGCAGGCGATCGCGCACGTTTAGCAGGTCGTCAACTCAATTTAATTCGTGACACTTGTGAGTTTCTTTATCGTTTAGCCGATGACAAGGAAAATGCAGGTAAAGATGATAAATCGACTGAATCTGATGATGATTAA